In a genomic window of Bradyrhizobium sp. LLZ17:
- a CDS encoding Crp/Fnr family transcriptional regulator, whose amino-acid sequence MLDPAVFDPTQHFDKAPSSVQNAILATLPEAEFGLFRPHLKPVPLKRNEILQEALRYPDAAYFIESGVVSRVVRTVRDGPVEVAVVGKFGFVGVSLVLGTMQTIQRSVVRVPGSALRIEADAFRDVLQRSPTIREHLLRYVQVLMALNMQMALCNGRHEIGERVARWLLLAQDRIGSDRVPVTHSMIASALGVRRPGVSKALSELDAKRVIDGSRGAIRIRDLEGLRRNSCECERILRDRFRLIRDMPHHHHRFG is encoded by the coding sequence ATGCTTGATCCCGCGGTATTCGATCCGACTCAGCACTTCGACAAGGCGCCGTCGTCCGTCCAGAATGCAATTCTTGCGACGCTGCCGGAAGCCGAGTTCGGTCTCTTTCGACCGCACCTGAAGCCCGTTCCGCTCAAGAGGAATGAGATTCTCCAGGAGGCGCTGCGTTACCCCGATGCGGCTTACTTTATCGAGTCCGGTGTGGTTTCGCGGGTCGTTCGGACGGTCAGGGATGGTCCGGTCGAAGTGGCGGTGGTCGGCAAGTTCGGGTTTGTGGGGGTGTCGCTGGTTCTCGGAACGATGCAAACGATCCAGCGAAGCGTGGTGCGGGTGCCGGGAAGCGCACTACGCATCGAAGCCGATGCGTTCCGGGATGTCCTGCAGCGGAGCCCGACGATCAGGGAACACCTGCTCAGATACGTCCAGGTTCTGATGGCGCTCAATATGCAGATGGCGCTTTGCAATGGCAGGCATGAAATCGGTGAACGCGTCGCCCGATGGCTTCTGCTGGCCCAAGATCGCATCGGAAGCGACCGCGTACCTGTTACGCATAGTATGATCGCCTCAGCTCTGGGCGTGAGGCGTCCGGGAGTCTCGAAGGCGCTTTCGGAGCTCGATGCAAAGCGCGTCATCGACGGTTCGCGCGGAGCCATTCGAATCCGCGATCTGGAAGGGCTGCGGCGGAATTCCTGCGAATGCGAAAGGATTCTGAGGGATCGGTTTCGCCTCATTCGCGATATGCCTCATCATCACCATCGCTTTGGGTAG
- a CDS encoding TerC family protein, producing the protein MMHLLTSPEAWAALLTLTALEIVLGIDNVIFLSVMVSRIPEKQALRARQIGLALALVFRIILLSLLVWLIGLTAPVFSLSGYDFSWRDLILIGGGLFLIAKATHEIHAEVDADNADGEGASGRNAFVWVIAQIVVIDIVFSLDSIITAIGMAQDIEIMIAAVVIACLIMYISSGPVARFVAEHPTTKMLALAFLVLIGVALVADGFKFHIPRGYIYFAIAFSAAVEFFNVLAKRNRKKTGKPSVKRSG; encoded by the coding sequence ATGATGCATCTGTTGACCAGTCCCGAGGCCTGGGCCGCGCTGCTGACCCTGACCGCGCTCGAGATCGTGCTCGGCATCGACAACGTTATCTTCCTGTCGGTGATGGTGTCGCGCATTCCCGAGAAGCAGGCGCTGCGCGCCCGCCAGATCGGACTGGCGCTGGCGCTGGTGTTCCGGATCATCCTGCTGAGCCTGCTGGTCTGGCTGATCGGCCTGACCGCGCCGGTGTTTTCGCTTTCGGGTTACGACTTCTCCTGGCGCGACCTCATCCTGATCGGCGGCGGCCTGTTCCTGATCGCAAAGGCGACCCACGAGATTCATGCGGAAGTCGACGCGGACAACGCGGATGGCGAGGGCGCCTCCGGCCGTAACGCTTTCGTCTGGGTGATCGCCCAGATCGTCGTCATCGACATCGTGTTCTCGCTGGACTCGATCATCACTGCGATCGGCATGGCGCAGGACATCGAGATCATGATCGCGGCCGTCGTGATCGCCTGCCTGATCATGTACATTTCCTCTGGTCCCGTGGCGCGATTCGTCGCGGAGCATCCGACCACCAAAATGCTCGCGCTGGCATTTCTGGTGCTGATCGGCGTGGCGCTGGTTGCGGATGGATTCAAATTCCACATCCCGCGCGGCTACATCTATTTCGCAATTGCGTTCTCGGCGGCGGTCGAGTTCTTCAACGTGCTCGCGAAGCGCAACCGCAAGAAGACCGGCAAGCCGTCGGTCAAGCGTTCCGGTTAG
- the rimO gene encoding 30S ribosomal protein S12 methylthiotransferase RimO: MEQTAAPKVSFVSLGCPKALVDSERIITRLRAEGYELARKHDGADIVIVNTCGFLDSAKQESLSAIGEAMAENGKVIVTGCMGAEPEQIEQAYPGVLSITGPQQYESVLDAVHRALPPAHNPHLDLVPPQGIKLTPRHYAYLKISEGCNNRCTFCIIPKLRGDLVSRPANDVLREAERLVDAGVKELLVISQDTSAYGVDLKYAESPWKDRQVRARFLDLARELGELGAWIRLQYVYPYPHVDEVIALMTQGKVLPYLDIPFQHASPEVLKAMKRPAAQDKTLARIKRWREECPDLTLRSTFIVGFPGETDADFAYLLDWLDEAEIDRLGCFKYEPVAGATSNAIANPVPAEIKQERYNALMARQQKISARRLKRKVGTRQQIIIDEVGPTVAKGRSKADAPEIDGAVYLTSRRPLRVGEIVTAKIERADQYDLHGSVAGF, from the coding sequence ATGGAACAGACGGCTGCGCCCAAGGTCAGCTTCGTGTCGCTCGGGTGTCCCAAGGCATTGGTGGATTCCGAACGCATCATCACGCGCCTGCGCGCCGAGGGCTACGAGCTCGCCCGCAAGCATGACGGGGCCGACATCGTCATCGTCAACACCTGCGGCTTCCTCGACAGCGCCAAGCAAGAATCGCTCTCGGCGATCGGCGAGGCCATGGCCGAGAACGGCAAGGTGATCGTGACCGGCTGCATGGGCGCCGAGCCCGAGCAGATCGAACAGGCCTATCCCGGCGTGCTGTCGATCACCGGCCCGCAGCAATATGAGAGCGTGCTGGATGCCGTGCACCGCGCGCTGCCGCCGGCGCACAATCCGCATCTCGATCTGGTGCCGCCGCAAGGCATCAAGCTGACGCCGCGTCATTACGCCTATCTGAAGATCTCGGAAGGCTGCAACAATCGCTGCACCTTCTGCATCATCCCGAAACTGCGTGGCGACCTCGTCTCGCGCCCAGCCAATGACGTGCTGCGCGAAGCCGAGCGCCTGGTCGATGCCGGGGTCAAGGAGCTGCTGGTGATCTCGCAGGACACCTCGGCCTACGGTGTCGATCTCAAATATGCCGAGAGCCCGTGGAAGGACCGCCAGGTCCGCGCCAGATTTCTCGATCTCGCCCGCGAGCTCGGCGAGCTCGGGGCCTGGATCCGGCTGCAGTATGTTTACCCCTATCCGCATGTCGACGAAGTCATCGCGCTGATGACCCAAGGCAAGGTGCTGCCCTATCTCGACATCCCGTTTCAGCACGCGAGCCCCGAGGTGTTGAAGGCGATGAAGCGCCCGGCGGCGCAGGACAAGACGCTGGCGCGGATCAAGCGCTGGCGCGAGGAATGTCCTGATCTCACCTTGCGCTCGACCTTCATCGTCGGCTTCCCGGGCGAGACCGATGCCGACTTCGCCTATCTGCTCGACTGGCTCGATGAAGCCGAGATCGATCGCCTCGGCTGCTTCAAATACGAGCCGGTCGCCGGCGCCACGTCGAACGCGATCGCAAATCCCGTCCCCGCCGAGATCAAGCAGGAGCGCTATAACGCACTCATGGCGCGCCAGCAGAAGATCTCGGCGCGCAGGCTGAAGCGCAAGGTCGGCACGCGGCAGCAGATCATTATCGACGAGGTCGGCCCGACCGTCGCCAAAGGCCGCTCCAAGGCCGATGCGCCGGAGATCGACGGCGCAGTCTACCTCACCAGCCGCCGCCCGTTGCGCGTCGGCGAGATCGTCACGGCGAAGATCGAGCGCGCCGACCAATACGACCTGCACGGCAGCGTCGCGGGGTTTTGA
- a CDS encoding tetratricopeptide repeat protein, with the protein MRENDPYTLDSRALIYLKLSNLDAAIADYDRALRHAMSKSLDQTDAHGACSRKRLLDKPCHSAVRTRPMISSRTHLRQAMRRRSRDDDGLRHVRRRR; encoded by the coding sequence ATGCGCGAGAACGATCCTTATACGCTTGATAGCCGCGCCCTCATCTACCTCAAGCTCAGCAATCTCGATGCAGCGATTGCCGACTACGATCGCGCATTACGGCATGCCATGAGCAAGTCACTGGACCAGACGGATGCACACGGAGCGTGTTCTAGAAAACGCCTGCTTGACAAGCCCTGCCATTCGGCTGTACGGACCCGCCCCATGATCTCTTCCCGGACCCACCTGCGCCAAGCCATGCGTCGTCGCTCCCGCGACGATGATGGGTTGCGCCATGTCCGACGACGCCGCTGA
- a CDS encoding DUF5985 family protein: MGTNLTALLSGAVAMASFAATLFFLKFWRQTSDTFFLLFGLAFAIDAVTRFTLGLTHISNELEPAFYCLRLAMFALIIAAIATKNRGR; encoded by the coding sequence ATGGGGACCAATCTTACGGCGCTTTTATCAGGCGCGGTGGCGATGGCGTCATTCGCTGCGACGCTGTTCTTCCTCAAGTTCTGGCGCCAGACCTCGGACACCTTCTTCCTGCTGTTCGGCCTTGCTTTTGCGATCGACGCAGTCACGCGTTTTACGCTTGGGCTGACGCATATCTCCAATGAATTGGAGCCGGCCTTCTACTGCTTGAGGCTGGCGATGTTTGCTCTGATCATCGCCGCAATTGCAACGAAGAACCGGGGGCGCTGA
- a CDS encoding NirA family protein: MKIDTVSVDFTDDQKRYLEGFTTGLQISRVGRGLGAAAGKANAEPTGPDAVHIKAQDRVVASGKKLADQEKFKRDEHPFDAYPRLRQQAHDNAPPSPADNFRWRYFGIFYVAPTQDSYMCRLRIPNGIMKHWQLSGLADLADDLCGPYSHVTTRANLQLREIPPKHAVKLIEGIQDLGLCSRGSGADNIRNVTGTPTAGIDPQELIDTRPFAREWHYHILNDRSLYGLPRKFNVAFDGAGRIAVLEETNDIAFTAFEVKDGFGVEPGIWFRLGLGGITGHKDFAKYSGIIVKPEQATAVADAIVRVFIEHGDRTNRNKARLKYVLDAMGHDGFLKLVEERLKTPFARVPQEAFAPRPAADRMAHIGVHKQKQDGLNWIGVSVPLGKITCEQMRGLAKVARDLGDGEIRLTVWQNLLISGVRDDSVELAIAAIKQIGLAVEASHIRAGLIACTGNAGCRFAASNTKRHAAEIGDWCEPRIAMDKPVNIHVTGCHHSCAQHYISDIGLIGARVPVGEEDTVEGYHLFTGGGFGPDADVGQEVYHDLKAEDAPKTVEALLKAYIAHRSSPDETFLSFARRHDGETLRKLADAEVSA, translated from the coding sequence ATGAAAATCGATACAGTCTCAGTCGACTTTACCGACGACCAGAAACGCTATCTCGAGGGCTTCACGACCGGTCTGCAGATCAGCCGGGTCGGTCGCGGTCTCGGCGCCGCCGCCGGGAAGGCGAACGCTGAGCCCACCGGTCCCGATGCCGTGCACATCAAGGCGCAGGACAGGGTCGTCGCGTCGGGCAAGAAGCTCGCCGACCAGGAAAAATTCAAGCGCGACGAGCATCCGTTCGACGCCTATCCGCGGCTGCGCCAGCAGGCGCACGACAACGCGCCGCCGAGTCCCGCGGATAATTTCCGCTGGCGCTATTTCGGCATCTTCTACGTCGCGCCGACGCAGGACTCCTACATGTGCCGCCTGCGCATTCCCAACGGCATCATGAAGCACTGGCAGCTGTCAGGCCTTGCCGATCTCGCTGATGATCTCTGCGGGCCCTACAGCCATGTCACGACCCGCGCCAATCTGCAGCTTCGCGAGATTCCGCCGAAGCACGCCGTGAAGCTGATCGAGGGCATCCAGGATCTCGGCCTGTGCTCGCGCGGTTCCGGCGCCGACAACATCCGCAACGTGACGGGAACGCCGACCGCCGGCATCGATCCGCAGGAACTGATCGACACGCGGCCCTTCGCGCGCGAGTGGCACTATCACATCCTCAACGATCGCTCGCTCTATGGCCTGCCACGCAAGTTCAACGTCGCCTTCGACGGCGCCGGCAGGATCGCGGTGCTGGAGGAGACCAACGACATCGCCTTCACGGCGTTCGAGGTGAAAGACGGGTTCGGCGTCGAGCCCGGAATCTGGTTTCGCCTTGGTCTCGGCGGCATCACCGGACACAAGGATTTCGCAAAATATTCCGGCATCATCGTCAAGCCCGAGCAGGCGACCGCGGTCGCCGATGCCATCGTGCGGGTGTTCATTGAGCATGGCGACCGCACCAACCGCAACAAGGCGCGGCTGAAATATGTGCTCGACGCCATGGGCCATGACGGCTTCCTCAAGCTCGTCGAGGAGCGGCTGAAGACGCCGTTTGCGCGCGTGCCGCAAGAGGCGTTTGCGCCCCGGCCTGCGGCGGACCGCATGGCGCATATCGGCGTGCACAAGCAGAAGCAGGACGGCTTGAACTGGATCGGCGTCTCGGTGCCGCTCGGCAAGATCACCTGCGAACAGATGCGGGGCCTGGCCAAGGTCGCGCGGGATCTTGGCGACGGCGAGATCCGCCTGACCGTCTGGCAGAACTTGCTGATATCAGGCGTGCGCGACGATAGCGTCGAGCTTGCGATTGCGGCGATCAAGCAGATCGGACTGGCGGTCGAGGCCTCCCACATCCGCGCCGGCCTGATTGCCTGCACCGGCAACGCCGGCTGCCGCTTCGCCGCTTCGAATACCAAGCGCCACGCCGCCGAGATCGGCGACTGGTGCGAGCCGCGTATCGCGATGGACAAGCCGGTCAACATCCATGTCACCGGCTGCCACCACTCCTGTGCGCAGCACTACATCAGCGATATCGGACTGATCGGGGCGCGCGTGCCGGTTGGCGAGGAGGACACGGTCGAGGGCTATCACCTCTTCACCGGCGGCGGGTTCGGTCCCGATGCCGATGTCGGGCAGGAGGTCTATCACGACCTCAAGGCCGAGGACGCGCCGAAGACGGTCGAGGCGCTGCTCAAAGCCTATATCGCCCATCGCTCGTCTCCCGACGAAACCTTCCTGTCGTTTGCGCGCCGCCATGACGGCGAGACGCTGCGCAAGCTTGCCGATGCAGAGGTGTCCGCATGA
- a CDS encoding quinone oxidoreductase yields MTKAVRVHKVGGPEALVYESVEVPAPATGEVRIRQHAVGLNFIDVYYRTGLYKAPGLPFIAGNEAAGEVVAVGPGVTNFHPGDRVAYYHNLGAYTGERNIPWEKLVKLPDHITYEQGAVLMLKGLTVWYLLHKTFKVEPHHRVLIHAAAGGIGLLACQWARALGAHVIGTVGSRAKAEIAEANGCDHVILYNEEDFVARVKQISRNEGCDVVYDGVGKATFPGSLSCLKPRGMFVSFGNASGPVPPFSIAELNNHGSLFATRPKLNDYIGKRSELLEGADTLFAAVINGKLHVPINHAYALKDAAKAHVDLESRKTTGASILKP; encoded by the coding sequence ATGACCAAAGCCGTCCGTGTGCACAAGGTCGGAGGCCCCGAAGCGCTGGTCTATGAAAGCGTCGAGGTGCCGGCGCCTGCGACCGGCGAGGTGCGCATCCGCCAGCATGCGGTCGGGCTGAATTTCATCGACGTTTATTACCGCACCGGCCTCTACAAGGCGCCGGGGCTGCCCTTCATCGCCGGCAACGAGGCCGCGGGCGAAGTTGTCGCGGTTGGACCGGGCGTGACGAATTTCCACCCCGGCGACCGCGTCGCCTACTACCACAATCTCGGCGCCTATACCGGCGAGCGCAACATTCCCTGGGAGAAGCTGGTCAAGCTGCCCGACCACATCACCTACGAGCAGGGCGCCGTGCTGATGCTCAAAGGGCTGACGGTCTGGTATCTCCTGCACAAGACCTTCAAGGTCGAGCCGCATCATCGCGTGCTGATCCACGCCGCGGCCGGCGGCATCGGCCTGCTTGCATGTCAGTGGGCGAGGGCGCTCGGGGCTCACGTCATCGGCACCGTCGGCTCGCGCGCCAAAGCGGAGATCGCCGAGGCCAATGGCTGCGACCACGTCATCCTCTACAACGAGGAGGATTTCGTCGCGCGGGTCAAACAGATCAGCCGCAACGAGGGCTGCGATGTCGTCTATGACGGCGTCGGCAAGGCGACATTCCCGGGCTCGCTGTCCTGCCTGAAGCCGCGCGGCATGTTCGTTTCTTTCGGCAACGCATCGGGTCCCGTTCCGCCGTTCTCGATCGCCGAGCTCAACAATCACGGCTCGCTGTTTGCGACGCGGCCGAAACTCAACGACTACATCGGCAAGCGTTCGGAGCTCTTGGAAGGTGCCGACACGCTGTTCGCCGCGGTCATCAACGGCAAGCTGCACGTGCCGATCAACCACGCCTACGCGCTGAAAGATGCCGCGAAGGCCCACGTCGATCTCGAAAGCCGCAAGACCACGGGCGCGTCCATCCTAAAGCCCTGA
- a CDS encoding trehalose-6-phosphate synthase produces MLAYLLASLAGVVLVLTVGTIIFALLMLRNWMNSLRRAVDEVRKGTPGAHLPASGSAMDREIHKLLRQTEQFNLTKQIDWTPTALQEVLHGVLPGAEVLVVSNRESYIHNRSNGGIVVQRPASGLVSALEPIMRACGGTWIAHGSGSADRDTVDENDRIRVPEGAPAYALRRVWLSEDEQDGYYYGFANEGLWPLCHIVFVRPAFRIGDWRMYREINQRFADAVVAEARTEDPVVLVQDYHFALAPKMIRQRLPKATIISFWHIPWPNAETFSICPWKEEIIEGMLGSTILGFHTQFHCNNFVECVDRFVESRIDREVQAVSLAGHETKIRAYPISIEWPPSALQTVPAGEKCRAEVFAHFELAAGTKLIVGVERFDYTKGILDRMRAVAALLTRNPSWKGRLVFIQVAAPTRSKLDAYSKLQSEAEALAAQINGQYLEEQAPIRLIARHYEPTDVFKLFRAADVCVVSSLHDGMNLVAKEFVSSREDNAGVLVLSSFTGASREMSEALIVNPYDTEEMAAAFEIAMTMPVDEQVERMKLMRQQVKENNVYRWAGAILMDAARSRTRERILGLTETRGRTRSSSGAAGG; encoded by the coding sequence GTGCTGGCCTATCTGTTGGCTTCCCTGGCTGGCGTCGTGCTGGTGCTGACGGTGGGTACCATCATCTTCGCACTCCTGATGCTGCGGAACTGGATGAATTCGCTCAGGCGTGCGGTTGACGAGGTCCGGAAGGGCACCCCCGGCGCGCATCTTCCGGCGAGCGGGTCGGCGATGGACCGCGAAATTCACAAGCTGCTGCGGCAGACTGAACAGTTCAATCTCACCAAACAGATCGACTGGACCCCGACGGCGCTTCAGGAAGTGCTCCATGGCGTACTACCGGGTGCGGAAGTGCTGGTTGTCTCCAACCGCGAGTCGTACATCCACAACAGATCGAACGGCGGGATCGTCGTGCAGAGACCGGCGAGCGGTCTTGTCTCCGCGCTGGAGCCAATCATGCGCGCCTGCGGGGGCACCTGGATCGCGCATGGCAGCGGAAGCGCGGATCGCGACACGGTCGATGAGAATGACAGGATCCGGGTTCCAGAAGGGGCGCCTGCATATGCACTACGGCGCGTCTGGCTCTCCGAAGATGAGCAGGATGGCTATTACTACGGCTTTGCCAATGAGGGGCTCTGGCCGCTGTGTCACATCGTCTTCGTACGCCCGGCTTTCCGGATCGGTGACTGGCGGATGTATCGGGAAATCAACCAGCGCTTCGCGGATGCGGTGGTGGCGGAGGCGCGCACCGAAGACCCTGTCGTCCTCGTTCAGGACTACCACTTTGCTCTGGCACCGAAGATGATTCGACAGCGCTTGCCGAAAGCGACGATCATCTCGTTCTGGCACATCCCGTGGCCGAACGCAGAGACCTTCAGTATCTGCCCCTGGAAGGAGGAGATCATCGAGGGAATGCTCGGAAGCACCATCCTCGGATTTCACACCCAGTTCCACTGCAACAATTTCGTCGAGTGCGTCGACAGGTTCGTCGAGAGCCGGATCGACCGCGAGGTGCAGGCCGTCAGTCTAGCGGGCCACGAGACGAAAATCCGCGCCTATCCGATCTCGATCGAATGGCCTCCCAGCGCCCTCCAGACGGTGCCCGCGGGTGAAAAGTGCCGCGCCGAGGTCTTTGCCCACTTTGAACTCGCGGCCGGGACGAAGCTGATCGTCGGAGTGGAGCGGTTCGACTACACGAAGGGAATCCTCGACCGCATGCGGGCGGTGGCTGCGCTGTTGACCCGCAATCCGTCCTGGAAGGGACGGCTCGTCTTCATTCAAGTCGCGGCTCCGACGCGGAGCAAGCTCGACGCTTATTCGAAGTTGCAGTCAGAGGCGGAGGCGCTCGCAGCACAGATCAACGGGCAATATTTGGAGGAACAGGCGCCGATCAGGCTGATTGCACGGCACTATGAACCGACTGACGTGTTCAAGCTGTTTCGTGCGGCCGACGTGTGTGTCGTGAGCAGCCTCCACGACGGGATGAATCTCGTCGCCAAGGAATTTGTCAGTTCGCGCGAAGACAATGCAGGCGTGCTCGTGTTGTCGAGCTTCACGGGTGCCTCGCGTGAAATGTCGGAAGCGCTGATCGTCAATCCTTACGACACGGAGGAAATGGCGGCCGCGTTCGAGATTGCGATGACGATGCCGGTCGATGAGCAGGTCGAACGCATGAAGCTGATGCGCCAGCAAGTGAAGGAGAACAACGTTTATCGCTGGGCCGGCGCCATCCTGATGGACGCAGCGCGGAGCCGAACGCGCGAACGGATTCTCGGTTTGACGGAGACCCGCGGGCGGACACGCTCGAGCAGCGGTGCTGCTGGCGGTTAG
- a CDS encoding ANTAR domain-containing response regulator has protein sequence MSAEQSPKIVIVDESPIRAAILEEGLREAGFTQIVHISEMQSLLARIYAVDPDIILIDLENPSRDVLEAMFQVSRAVRRPIAMFVDQSDSSSIQASVEAGVSAYIVDGLKKERIKPILDLCVSRFNAFAKLQEELERTKSQLEDRKVIEKAKGILMKVKGLTEDEAYVLLRSTAMREKKKIGEIAQSIITASEMLK, from the coding sequence ATGAGCGCCGAACAGTCGCCTAAAATCGTGATTGTCGACGAAAGCCCGATCCGGGCCGCGATCCTCGAGGAAGGGTTGCGCGAGGCCGGATTCACGCAGATCGTCCATATCAGCGAGATGCAGAGCCTGCTCGCCCGTATTTATGCGGTCGACCCCGACATCATTTTGATCGATCTGGAAAACCCCAGCCGCGACGTGCTGGAAGCGATGTTCCAGGTCAGCCGCGCCGTGCGGCGCCCAATCGCGATGTTCGTCGATCAGAGCGATTCCTCCTCGATCCAGGCCTCGGTCGAGGCCGGGGTGTCCGCCTATATCGTCGACGGCTTGAAGAAGGAGCGCATCAAGCCGATCCTGGACCTCTGCGTGTCCCGCTTCAACGCCTTCGCAAAGCTCCAGGAGGAATTGGAGCGCACCAAGTCGCAGCTCGAGGACCGCAAGGTCATCGAGAAGGCCAAGGGGATCCTGATGAAGGTCAAGGGCCTCACCGAGGACGAGGCCTATGTGCTGCTGCGCTCCACCGCCATGCGCGAGAAGAAGAAAATCGGCGAGATCGCGCAGTCGATCATCACCGCGTCGGAGATGCTGAAATGA
- a CDS encoding DUF5985 family protein, with amino-acid sequence MSPFIYGLCAATSAVCAGMLLGAYRREKYSLLLWSGLCFVGLTLNNVVLVIDKIVLPDVDLSLWRLLIALVAMVTLLYGLIWDAE; translated from the coding sequence ATGTCCCCTTTCATCTACGGTCTTTGTGCTGCGACATCAGCGGTCTGCGCAGGCATGCTGCTTGGCGCGTATCGGCGGGAGAAGTACAGCCTGTTGCTCTGGAGTGGCCTCTGCTTCGTGGGGCTGACCCTGAACAATGTCGTGCTCGTCATCGACAAGATCGTGCTGCCCGACGTCGACCTGTCGCTTTGGCGGCTGCTGATCGCGCTGGTTGCAATGGTGACTCTCCTTTACGGATTGATCTGGGACGCCGAATGA
- a CDS encoding acetylornithine transaminase, producing MPNATHPYDALMDITARPKAVFVRGAGSYLWDDSRKRYLDFVQGWAVNCLGHSPPAIADALTAQAKRLLTPSPAFYNEPSLKLAQALVANSAFDQVFFANSGAEANEGAIKLARKYGSLHRNGAFEIISFEGGFHGRTLATMSASGKKAFEPLFEPKIAGFKKAKLNDIASVEKLINANTVAVMIEPIQGESGVWPASDQFLKELRALTEARGLLLIFDEIQTGMGRTGKLFHYEHTGIAPDIMTLGKGIGGGVPLAALLATERASCFEHGDQGGTFNGNPIMCAAGLAVLEQVSKPDFLKSVTETGLLLESELQKVSARHGLGEVRGRGHLLALDLRLPIAPGIVAQAFEAGVLLNAPQVDALRFMPALNVTKGEIAEMIDCLDGILTKAGAARRVA from the coding sequence ATGCCCAACGCCACCCATCCGTATGATGCGCTGATGGACATCACTGCTCGTCCCAAGGCCGTGTTCGTTCGCGGCGCCGGCTCCTACCTCTGGGATGACAGCCGCAAGCGCTATCTCGATTTCGTGCAGGGCTGGGCCGTCAATTGTCTCGGCCATTCGCCGCCCGCCATTGCCGATGCGCTAACAGCACAGGCCAAGCGGCTGCTGACGCCGAGCCCGGCCTTCTACAACGAGCCGAGTCTCAAGCTCGCGCAGGCGCTGGTCGCCAACAGTGCCTTCGACCAGGTGTTCTTTGCCAATTCCGGCGCGGAGGCCAATGAGGGCGCGATCAAGCTCGCGCGCAAATATGGCAGCCTGCACAGGAACGGCGCGTTCGAGATCATCAGCTTCGAGGGCGGCTTTCACGGCCGGACGCTGGCGACGATGTCGGCGTCGGGCAAGAAAGCCTTTGAGCCGCTGTTCGAGCCGAAGATTGCCGGCTTCAAGAAAGCCAAGCTCAACGATATCGCCTCGGTCGAAAAGCTGATCAACGCCAACACGGTCGCGGTGATGATCGAGCCGATCCAGGGCGAATCCGGCGTGTGGCCGGCCAGCGATCAGTTCCTGAAGGAGCTGCGCGCGCTCACCGAGGCGCGCGGCCTGCTGCTGATCTTCGACGAGATCCAGACCGGCATGGGCCGTACCGGAAAGCTCTTCCACTATGAGCACACCGGGATTGCGCCTGACATCATGACGCTCGGCAAGGGCATCGGCGGCGGCGTGCCGCTCGCTGCCCTGCTTGCGACCGAACGCGCGTCCTGCTTCGAGCACGGCGACCAGGGCGGCACGTTCAACGGCAACCCGATCATGTGCGCGGCCGGCCTTGCCGTCCTGGAACAGGTCAGCAAGCCCGACTTCCTGAAGTCGGTCACCGAGACCGGCCTGCTGCTCGAAAGCGAGCTCCAGAAGGTCTCGGCCCGGCACGGGCTCGGCGAGGTGCGCGGCCGCGGCCACTTGCTGGCGCTCGACCTCAGGCTGCCGATCGCACCTGGCATTGTCGCACAGGCGTTCGAGGCCGGCGTGCTCCTCAACGCACCGCAGGTCGACGCGTTGCGCTTCATGCCGGCGCTGAATGTCACGAAGGGAGAGATCGCGGAGATGATCGATTGTCTGGACGGGATCTTGACCAAGGCGGGTGCGGCGAGGCGCGTGGCGTAG